The sequence TGAAAGAACTACTCTAATCAAGATAAACAAGACTCAAATTTTAGTACATGAATATGAGATGTTCCAAATGAAGCCTAATGAGAAAGTCTCTGAAATGTATAGCCGTCTTATGAGCATCATCAATGCCTTGAAGAAGCTTGGGAAGATATATTAACTTGAAGAGATAAACAACAAGATTTTGAGATTTCTTCCTAGAAAGGAGTGGAAGTCAAAGGTTAACTCTATTGAAGAAGCTAACAACCATTCCACCCTCTCTATCGATCTCCTTATGTGAAAACTCCTCACTCATAAGAGGATCATGACAAATGATCAAAAAGAATTTGCCAAGGAAGTCAAGGACGAGAAGAATCAATTGCACTCAAGGCAAAGCTTCTTGCTCTCATTTCTAAAAAGCTTAGAAACATTctcatgaagaagaagaagtttggAAAATCATTCAAAAAGCATGATGACAACAAGAGAGAATTCATCATATGCTTTGGTTGTAACAAATTGAGCCACATCAAAACGAATTTCCCCAAGCTCAAGAAGTATCccaagaaataaaagaaaaaggcactTAAAGCTACTTGGGATGACTTCAGTGAATCCTAGGATGGTGATGGCTCTAGTTGAGAATGAGGTAGTAATCTTTTCTTCAAGGCAATGGAGGAACCTACAAATGATGAGGTAATTAACTCTAACTCTCCTACTTATGATGAACTTGTTGAGATGTATGATCTTACCATGCATAAGTATGATTAAAtggttttaaagaaaaagttttttgacaataaagtaaataagcttgaaaatttaattgatgatttaaaaattgaaattatttcaCTTTCTAAATCTAATGAAGAGTAGATTACTTCCCTAGAAGAATGTTGTCTAAAGGGAAGGTGGCTCTTGTAAAACATAAGAAAGTAATTAAGCTCAATGAGAAATTAACCATTGAAAATTTGAAGTACTCCAAAGAAAATGAGAGTTTGAAAAAGGAGCTTTCATAGATAAACTCTCAAATTGCAATTTTGATGGAACTGATTACCCATATTGGAAGAATCGCATGGAAATATTCCTTAAGattgatggaattgatctTTAGGATATTATAGAAGAAGGAGTGACTCTTCCAACAAAGAAGGTGGCTCTTATGGAACATAAGAAAGTAACTAAGCTCGATGAGAACTTGACGACTGAAAACTTGAAGTGCTCTAAGAAAATGAGAGTTTGAAAAAGGAGCATTCATAGATAAACTCTCAAATTGCTATTTTTTcaaggggaaaagaaaaacttgatGATTTGATAAATACTCAAAGGTCACCTTTAATAAAGCATGGTTTAAGATTTGAACATggttcttctagtaagaacaaAATAATCTTTATGAAACCATCTAAGTTATTTACATCATCCTGCAATTCTTGCAAAGGAGCTTCTAGTTCTAGACCTAGAGGAGCTCAAGCTCTACTTCTTAATGCCCAACCCAAAAGGGCTAGTGGTCAAGGAAGGCAAAGGCAAATAGTTCAAAACGTTAAGGCCTCATATCAAAGGAGAAAACATGATCATAAGCATTCATATGCTACACCTTCAAGTAATGGGCATGTGCatcaacaacatcatcatcatcatcttaaAGATGTCActtgcttttattattgtatagATGGACACATAAACTATAAGTATCCAATAAGAATGAGCCATTTAGGTATCTATTTAGTAATGCATCTATTATTAACAACGAGTAACACAAGTAAAAACAAGTGGTACCTTGATAATGGGTATTCTAGACACATGACAAGGAACCCGCATCTCTTCTCACACCTTGAGATGAAAAATGAAGGTAAGGTAACCTTTGGTCACAATGATAAAGGTAAGATCATCGGCATCAGGAAAATTGGTAAGGAAGACTCACCCTAATTGACAATATGCTTTGTATGGATGATCTAAAATACAAGTCTGAATTCATACGTGGCCTcataaactttttattatttgtcaCTTGGCCACCTGAACTTTCTTTTTAACCATATAGCTACCGGAACTAACTCGTTTGGACCACATAaacttattttctcttttaatcaaaatgtttataaataatcGCGCTGACATGGCATTAGAAAACGACAAGTGTTAAAAAAGGCATAAATAAAGCCAGGTCATCAAAACGTTTTGTTTTGGAAACCCTAAATCCCCATATCAAATCGCAAAAAAAAAGTTCTTTTGGAAATCAAAATCCCCAAACCTAGAAAGCAAATATCAAACTTCCTGCCATTGAGTTCTTACAATGCaactactaaaatattattaaaggtTTATTTCGTCAAAGCAATCGAGGTTATTGAGAGTTTTAAAGGTATGCATTGGCCATTTTTCTACACTTTTGAGCTTTATCGTTTTTGGAGAAAAAAGGAagcatttttaaaaaaactgaTGTTGTTGTGTAAAAGATGCTTTCAGTTCCTTTCTGAgttattctttttcctttttgcttTGTGGTGACAGTATGGATAAATGTGTGGATGTCAGATAGATTCATGGTGGTGTTTTTGTAAATAAGTTGTCTTATGATGGTGGTCTTATTAACATTGACAAGGGTTATGATGTAgataaatttagtttatttgaatttttaggtGTAGCAAGAGAGTTAGGTTATATTACAGTAGCTGGGTTTCGTATGAGGAATGATAGTGGTGTTGGTTTTAGGAGTTTAAACTCAAATAATGACATAATGGAATGGGTTAAGGGTTTAGGTAATGGATATACAATAGACATATTTATTGAGCACACAATTGATGAACCAGAAATAGCAAATCTTAGTGAGCTTAAAAACATTTACTGGAAGACATAAACCAAGACAAAAACAGTTACCCTGCCCCAAACATTGACAGCAGCCGAAAGAGTGACCCTTCCCTAAACATTGACCCTAGCCCAGATAATGACCCTACTCCAAACATTGACCCTAGCCCAGACAATGTTCCAAACAATGACCCTAGTCTAGACATTGACCCTGGCCCATACCTAGGCTTTGCTAGAAGCCTAGACTGTAAGAAAAATGCACCAAATACATACACTGACCTAGAATGTGAGCCAAATACCTTCCCAAACCCTAAATGCAATGAATGGCATAACTGTGAGACAATAAATGAGGACATACAGTAGGTGATAATGCAGGTATTAATGTAGTTCTATAGAGTCTTAATCAATATAGTAGTGATTCCAATAGTAGTGAGAAAGAACTAGAAATTCATATTGGTGAAGTAGAAGAGATATACTGTAATGGAGATGCTGGTAGTGAGATTGATGAAGAGTTAAGACAGTATaggaaaaatattagagaagaTAACAGGAGAAGAGGTGAGCAAAATACAGAGGAAGATGGGGATGAGATCCCATTAAGGAAAATAGGAAATGATATTGGTTATGAATATATTGCTAGGGAAGAAAGATATGAAGGTTTAGTTGGGGGTGATGAAGCATACTATGCTAGTTCAAATACAGGTGGTAATGAGGAAAGTGAAGAAGTGAGTGCTGATAAGCAACCACAAAGGAGAAAAAGCATGGAGAGAATTAGGTATGACCCTAATACTGCATTTCCTATGTGGCATACTTACCAATTTAGAGAAGCTATAGCTAAATATGGTATTGCTAAAggtattaagttgaaaaaaaaTGCCTAATAATTTGTATAGGTTAGGGTGAAATGTACAAAAAAGGGTTGTCCTTGGTTGTTGTACGTTAGGATAGAGGAATCAACTAATGATTTCATCATTAAAACATATAATCCAATACACAATTGTTATAGACAAACAAGAATAAGCTATGTGATTCGAAATATATTGCAAAATATTTTAGGGACTATTATTTCACAACTAGGGATTAAGTTATGGGAGTTAAAATCTAGTGAGGGATAGGATAAATTAACAGTTAAAGTTGGAAAAACACTATGTAGAAGGGCAAAAAATGTTGGTGTTAAAAAGTGTAATAGGGGATCCTAAGATTGAATATAGAAGGTTGCATGATTATATTGAgaagataattaaatcaaatccAGGGACAACTTTTTTTGTTATGATGATAAAAGTGAGCCTGGTAAGCATTTATTCAAGaggatttatttatttttttgatgcCATAAAGTAAGGATAGAAAGATGGTATTAGGAATTGTATAGGATTagatggttgttttctaaaggACCTTGCTAAGGTCAACTTCTTGTCGCTGTCTCTAAGGATGGAAATGACTAGATGTTCA is a genomic window of Ricinus communis isolate WT05 ecotype wild-type chromosome 2, ASM1957865v1, whole genome shotgun sequence containing:
- the LOC125369265 gene encoding circumsporozoite protein-like, with amino-acid sequence MTRNPHLFSHLEMKNEGKVTFGHNDKGVARELGYITVAGFRMRNDSGVGFRSLNSNNDIMEWVKGLDINQDKNSYPAPNIDSSRKSDPSLNIDPSPDNDPTPNIDPSPDNVPNNDPSLDIDPGPYLGFARSLDCKKNAPNTYTDLECEPNTFPNPKCNEWHNCETINEDIQ